A window of Candidatus Methylomirabilota bacterium contains these coding sequences:
- a CDS encoding glycosyl transferase family 1: MRVGMITPSYSPSVRGNAITVQRIESGLREQGMIVRVWSMEERPSPDEITQGLEAFAPDLVHGFHISSSGSIVTEVASRLSIPSILSVTGTDVNTDPFNPHRRTEVIDALRHATRIVVFHDCMRVKLIGELPEVEHRIRIIAQTVRCREVPFDLRHHLGLAHDDLIFLIPAGIRRVKNVTFCLKPLDALRLQYPNIKAVFVGPIIEEAEGTRLQELLQDYPWATYLGAVPHEQVCAILKSVDVVINSSLSEGGMANSILEAMHCGRPVLASDIEGNRSVVRDGVEGLLFASESEFAQKAERLIAEPSLRRQLGQHGKEKIAREFSSEREIHHYLRLYQEAVDACTRRL; encoded by the coding sequence ATGCGAGTGGGTATGATTACGCCCTCCTATTCTCCATCTGTGCGGGGGAACGCAATTACGGTCCAGCGGATCGAATCGGGGCTGCGCGAGCAAGGCATGATCGTTCGGGTGTGGTCCATGGAAGAGCGCCCATCGCCGGACGAGATCACGCAGGGATTGGAGGCATTCGCTCCCGATCTCGTCCATGGATTCCATATCAGTTCGTCGGGATCAATCGTGACCGAGGTTGCGTCTCGCTTGAGTATCCCGTCGATTCTCAGCGTGACCGGAACCGACGTCAATACGGACCCCTTCAACCCTCATCGGAGGACAGAGGTCATCGACGCCCTTCGGCACGCCACGCGTATCGTCGTCTTTCACGACTGTATGCGGGTCAAACTCATCGGCGAACTCCCCGAGGTCGAACACCGAATCCGGATTATCGCCCAGACGGTCCGCTGTCGAGAGGTCCCCTTCGATCTGCGACACCATCTGGGTCTCGCACATGATGACCTGATCTTTCTGATCCCCGCAGGGATCCGCCGCGTCAAAAATGTCACCTTCTGTCTGAAACCGCTCGATGCGCTGAGGCTACAGTACCCCAATATTAAGGCCGTCTTCGTCGGACCGATCATCGAGGAGGCCGAAGGGACCCGTTTGCAGGAACTGTTACAAGACTACCCATGGGCCACCTACCTGGGCGCTGTCCCTCATGAGCAGGTCTGCGCCATCCTCAAATCTGTCGATGTCGTCATCAACTCGTCGCTCTCCGAAGGGGGAATGGCCAACAGCATCCTGGAGGCGATGCATTGCGGACGACCCGTCCTGGCCTCGGACATCGAGGGCAACCGATCGGTGGTGCGAGACGGGGTCGAAGGGCTGCTTTTCGCCTCAGAGTCGGAGTTTGCCCAGAAGGCCGAGCGGCTGATTGCGGAGCCGAGCCTCCGCCGTCAGCTCGGGCAACACGGCAAGGAGAAGATTGCGCGGGAGTTCTCTTCAGAACGGGAAATTCACCACTATCTCCGACTCTATCAGGAGGCGGTCGACGCCTGCACCCGGCGATTATAA
- a CDS encoding LysR family transcriptional regulator gives MDLHVLQLFCRIVESGSFSKAADAMYLTQPTVSGHIKKLEKDVGVRLLDRLGHRATPTKAGELLYRYAKRILTLRQEAQQALDEFKGGLKGELILGASSIPGGYLLPPLIGPFRTSYPDISIVLKVSDSKAIIEAVIDGAYELGAVGAQFDDGRIEYRKFAEDEMVLVVPPTHSWASRKSVTAKELPGQPFLIRERGSGTRKILEQALTRRRLSIGNLKIVGEMGSNEAIRQAVKTGGGIAIISRLAVASDINCRELYAIPVAGLTLTRSFYLITHRHRSRSPICSAFLTFIGAATRPHESDHP, from the coding sequence ATGGATCTTCACGTCCTGCAACTGTTCTGTCGAATTGTTGAATCCGGCAGCTTCTCTAAGGCGGCCGACGCGATGTATCTGACCCAGCCTACGGTCAGCGGCCACATCAAGAAGCTGGAGAAGGATGTGGGGGTCCGGCTCCTCGATCGCCTGGGACATCGAGCGACACCGACGAAGGCCGGCGAGCTTCTGTATCGCTATGCCAAGCGGATCCTGACACTCCGTCAGGAGGCCCAGCAGGCCCTCGATGAGTTCAAGGGAGGACTGAAGGGAGAACTGATACTGGGCGCCAGCAGCATCCCTGGCGGCTATCTGCTCCCGCCTCTGATCGGACCGTTCAGGACGAGCTATCCGGACATCTCGATTGTCCTCAAGGTCTCAGATTCCAAGGCGATCATCGAGGCGGTCATCGACGGCGCCTATGAACTGGGCGCCGTCGGCGCCCAGTTCGATGACGGCAGGATCGAGTATCGGAAATTCGCAGAGGATGAGATGGTCCTGGTCGTGCCGCCTACGCACTCCTGGGCATCCCGTAAGAGCGTCACAGCCAAGGAACTACCCGGTCAGCCGTTTCTCATCCGGGAGCGCGGCTCGGGAACCCGCAAAATTCTGGAGCAGGCCCTGACACGACGCCGTTTATCCATCGGCAACCTGAAGATTGTCGGAGAGATGGGCAGCAACGAGGCAATTCGACAGGCGGTCAAGACGGGCGGCGGAATTGCCATTATCTCCAGGCTCGCCGTAGCGAGCGATATCAATTGCCGTGAACTCTACGCCATCCCCGTCGCCGGCCTCACCCTGACTCGATCCTTCTACCTCATCACCCACCGCCACCGTTCGCGGTCACCCATCTGCAGCGCCTTTCTCACGTTTATCGGCGCCGCCACCCGCCCACACGAGTCTGATCATCCCTGA